One window from the genome of Streptomyces sp. NBC_00708 encodes:
- a CDS encoding SDR family oxidoreductase, with translation MHIDLSGRTALVTGSTQGIGEAIAVGLARAGAHVVVNGRNQERVAEAVHAVRAASGNDEVTGAAGDLATEDGTAAVLQAAPAVDILVNSLGIFGSAAPLEIDDAEWRRYFEVNVLSAVRLIRAYLPAMKENGWGRVLNIASDSAVVIPAEMIHYGMTKTSLLAVSRGFAKDAAGTGVTVNSVIAGPTHTGGVEDFVRELVGDDLPWDEAQHAFMVRHRPQSLLQRLIEPEEIAHMVVYLASPLASATTGGALRVDGGYIDSILP, from the coding sequence ATGCACATCGATCTCTCCGGCCGCACCGCCCTGGTCACCGGCTCCACCCAGGGCATCGGCGAGGCCATCGCCGTAGGGCTGGCCCGCGCGGGGGCGCACGTCGTCGTCAACGGCCGCAACCAGGAACGGGTCGCCGAGGCCGTCCACGCCGTACGCGCCGCGTCCGGCAACGACGAGGTCACCGGCGCCGCGGGCGACCTCGCCACCGAGGACGGCACGGCGGCCGTGCTCCAGGCCGCGCCGGCGGTCGACATCCTGGTCAACAGCCTCGGCATCTTCGGGTCCGCCGCCCCGCTGGAGATCGACGACGCCGAGTGGCGCCGCTACTTCGAGGTCAACGTCCTCTCCGCCGTCCGGCTCATCCGCGCCTACCTGCCGGCCATGAAGGAGAACGGCTGGGGGCGCGTCCTCAACATCGCCAGCGACTCGGCCGTGGTCATCCCCGCCGAGATGATCCACTACGGCATGACGAAGACCTCGCTGCTCGCCGTCTCCCGGGGCTTCGCCAAGGACGCCGCCGGCACCGGAGTCACGGTCAACTCCGTCATCGCGGGCCCCACCCACACCGGCGGCGTCGAGGACTTCGTCCGCGAGCTCGTCGGCGACGACCTGCCCTGGGACGAGGCCCAGCACGCGTTCATGGTCAGGCACCGACCGCAGTCCCTGCTGCAACGCCTGATCGAGCCGGAGGAGATCGCGCACATGGTCGTCTACCTCGCGTCTCCGCTCGCCTCCGCGACCACGGGCGGCGCCCTGCGCGTCGACGGCGGCTACATCGACTCGATCCTGCCCTGA
- a CDS encoding NAD(P)H-dependent oxidoreductase, giving the protein MKTLIVHAHPEPRSLNGSLKDLAVSTLEAAGHEVRVSDLYAMNWKAVVDAADYGSEASSPLKVARDSGRAFDAGTLTPDVRAEQEKLLWADTVIFQFPLWWYSMPAILKGWVDRVFTFHFAYGVGEHNETKYGERYGEGTLAGRRALLSVTVGGLESHYSSRGINGPIDDLLFPIQHGILYYPGLEVLPPFVLHGTDRMTEADYPEVAKAWEQRLLTLESTEPIAFRRQNFGDYEIPSLHLKEGLEPTGRTGFGLHVRG; this is encoded by the coding sequence ATGAAGACGCTCATCGTCCACGCCCACCCCGAGCCGCGGTCCCTCAACGGCTCGCTGAAGGACCTCGCGGTCTCGACACTGGAGGCCGCCGGGCACGAGGTGCGGGTGAGCGACCTGTACGCCATGAACTGGAAGGCCGTCGTCGACGCGGCGGACTACGGCTCCGAGGCCTCGAGCCCCCTGAAGGTGGCCCGTGACTCGGGCCGCGCCTTCGACGCCGGGACGCTCACCCCGGACGTGCGCGCCGAGCAGGAGAAGCTGCTGTGGGCGGACACCGTCATCTTCCAGTTCCCGCTGTGGTGGTACTCGATGCCCGCGATCCTCAAGGGCTGGGTGGACCGCGTGTTCACCTTCCACTTCGCGTACGGCGTCGGCGAGCACAATGAGACCAAGTACGGCGAGCGCTACGGCGAAGGCACCCTCGCCGGCCGCCGGGCCCTGCTGTCGGTGACCGTCGGCGGCCTGGAGTCCCACTACTCGTCCCGGGGCATCAACGGCCCCATCGACGACCTGCTCTTCCCGATCCAGCACGGCATCCTGTACTACCCGGGCCTGGAGGTGCTGCCCCCGTTCGTCCTCCATGGCACCGACCGCATGACCGAGGCGGACTACCCGGAGGTGGCCAAGGCCTGGGAGCAGCGGCTGCTCACCCTGGAATCGACCGAGCCGATCGCGTTCCGCCGCCAGAACTTCGGCGACTACGAGATCCCCTCCCTCCACCTCAAGGAGGGCCTGGAACCGACCGGCCGCACGGGCTTCGGCCTCCATGTGAGGGGCTGA
- a CDS encoding aldo/keto reductase, with product MTSAPPIALNNGVRMPQLGFGVFQVPDDETAAAVGHALEAGYRSIDTAAVYGNERGVGRAIADSGVPREELFVTTKLWNADQGHDQALAAFDASLGKLGLDHVDLYLIHWPTPARGLYVETYKALEKILADGRARAIGVSNFQVPHLRRLMDRTGTVPAVNQVELHPGLQQTELRAFHAEHGIATEAWSPLAQGAVLEDAAITRIAQANGVTPAQVVLRWHLQTGNIVIPKSVTPARIRQNLDVFGFELTDTDLADIAALDRGLRTGPDPDTLN from the coding sequence ATGACCTCCGCACCCCCCATCGCCCTCAACAACGGCGTACGCATGCCCCAGCTCGGCTTCGGCGTCTTCCAGGTCCCCGACGACGAGACCGCCGCCGCGGTCGGTCACGCCCTGGAAGCCGGCTACCGCAGCATCGACACCGCCGCGGTGTACGGCAACGAGCGCGGTGTCGGCCGGGCCATCGCCGACTCCGGCGTGCCGCGCGAGGAGCTTTTCGTCACCACCAAGCTGTGGAACGCGGACCAGGGCCACGACCAGGCCCTCGCCGCGTTCGACGCCTCCCTGGGCAAGCTGGGCCTGGATCACGTCGACCTCTACCTCATCCACTGGCCCACCCCGGCCCGCGGCCTGTACGTGGAGACGTACAAGGCCCTGGAGAAGATCCTCGCCGACGGCCGCGCCCGCGCCATCGGGGTCTCCAACTTCCAGGTCCCCCATCTGCGGCGGCTCATGGACCGCACCGGCACCGTCCCCGCCGTCAACCAGGTCGAGCTGCACCCCGGCCTCCAGCAGACGGAGCTGCGCGCCTTCCACGCCGAGCACGGCATCGCGACCGAGGCGTGGAGCCCGCTGGCCCAGGGCGCGGTGCTGGAGGACGCGGCGATCACGCGGATCGCTCAGGCCAACGGCGTAACCCCCGCGCAGGTCGTGCTGCGGTGGCACCTGCAGACGGGCAACATCGTGATCCCCAAGTCCGTCACGCCCGCCCGCATCCGGCAGAACCTCGACGTCTTCGGATTCGAGCTCACCGACACCGACCTGGCCGACATCGCCGCCCTCGACCGGGGGCTGCGCACGGGCCCGGACCCCGACACCCTCAACTGA